From the genome of Streptomyces sp. NBC_01260, one region includes:
- a CDS encoding bifunctional glycosyltransferase/CDP-glycerol:glycerophosphate glycerophosphotransferase, producing MPRLTLIVPAYNVQGYIGECLDSVLQQDFTDFEIIGVDDCSPDGSGAILDTYAERDARIRVLHLTENVGLGRARNAGIDESTGDYLLFLDSDDTLAPGSLAAIAARLDATDDPDVLIYDYTRTYWDGRLLRNKRAELLDESGPDVFALADRPQLLDLLQIVWNKAYRRDFVTRHGFRFPPGYYEDAPWTYSSLISAERIAVLDRSCVLYRQRREGGNILRTVSRKHFDVFDQYDRVFAYLDSRPDLDSWRPALFRKMVDHFLTVLEKPGRLPQNTRAEFFHRAAKDYRSRIPEDFQRPLGGRGYKYALLGLDSYSALVGVTRVNNMRNRARLGGRARVGRAKHAALGMFYKSQLRMPLDDNLAVFSAYWGRGYSCSPAAIEAELGRLAPDMRRVWAVRSEHRDRVPKGVEAVVVGSREYWSVMARAKYLTNNVNFGDTVIKREGQIHLQTHHGTPLKTMGLDQAQYPASTSMDMDKLLRRCDRWDYSLSANRFSTTVWERVYPCRYTSLETGYPRNDVLLNATAADVSRARHELGLADGSTAFLYAPTHREYQKSFTPRLDLPRLAEELGPDVTLLVRGHYFYKPTGRLADLQASGRIIDVSAHGNVEELYLAADALVTDYSSAMFDYANLDRPIVIYADDWNTYRVVRGTYFDLMAEPPGAVATSQDQLTSVLGSQEWRSEKSAGLRKAFRERFCDFDDGRAAERVVRRVFLGEETLLPVVPLAERTPAPSPAEALEQAGRS from the coding sequence ATGCCTCGACTGACACTCATCGTGCCTGCGTACAACGTGCAGGGGTACATCGGGGAGTGTCTCGACTCCGTGCTCCAGCAGGACTTCACGGACTTCGAGATCATCGGCGTCGACGACTGCTCGCCGGACGGCTCGGGCGCGATCCTCGACACATACGCGGAACGCGACGCCCGTATCCGTGTGCTCCACCTCACCGAGAACGTGGGTCTGGGACGCGCGCGCAACGCGGGTATCGACGAGTCGACCGGCGACTACCTGCTCTTCCTCGACAGCGACGACACCCTGGCCCCGGGATCGCTGGCGGCCATCGCGGCGCGCCTGGACGCGACGGACGACCCCGACGTCCTGATCTACGACTACACCCGCACCTACTGGGACGGGCGGCTGCTGCGCAACAAGCGCGCGGAGCTGCTGGACGAGAGCGGCCCCGACGTCTTCGCGCTGGCGGACCGGCCGCAGTTGCTGGACCTGCTGCAGATCGTGTGGAACAAGGCCTACCGCCGCGATTTCGTCACCCGGCACGGCTTCCGGTTCCCGCCCGGCTATTACGAGGACGCCCCCTGGACGTACTCCTCGCTGATCTCGGCGGAGCGCATCGCCGTCCTCGACCGCTCCTGTGTGCTGTACCGGCAGCGGCGTGAGGGCGGGAACATCCTCCGCACGGTCAGCCGCAAGCATTTCGATGTCTTCGATCAGTACGACCGTGTTTTCGCCTATCTGGACTCGCGGCCGGATCTCGATTCCTGGCGTCCGGCGCTCTTCAGGAAAATGGTCGACCACTTTCTGACCGTCCTGGAAAAGCCCGGCCGGCTTCCGCAGAACACCCGCGCCGAGTTCTTCCACCGCGCGGCCAAGGACTACCGGAGCCGCATTCCGGAGGACTTCCAGCGGCCACTGGGCGGCCGGGGCTACAAATACGCGCTGCTGGGCCTCGATTCGTACTCGGCACTGGTCGGCGTCACCCGGGTCAACAACATGCGCAACCGGGCCCGGCTGGGCGGCCGGGCCCGTGTCGGCCGGGCCAAGCACGCCGCCCTGGGAATGTTCTACAAGTCCCAGCTGCGCATGCCGCTGGACGACAACCTCGCGGTGTTCTCCGCTTACTGGGGCCGCGGCTACTCCTGCAGCCCCGCGGCCATCGAGGCGGAACTGGGCCGGCTGGCCCCGGACATGCGCCGGGTCTGGGCGGTCAGGTCCGAGCACCGCGACCGGGTGCCCAAGGGCGTCGAGGCCGTGGTGGTCGGGTCCCGCGAGTACTGGTCGGTGATGGCCCGCGCGAAGTACCTGACGAACAACGTGAACTTCGGCGACACCGTGATCAAGCGCGAGGGCCAGATCCATCTGCAGACCCATCACGGCACCCCGCTGAAGACGATGGGGCTGGACCAGGCGCAGTACCCCGCGTCCACCAGCATGGACATGGACAAGCTGCTCAGACGGTGCGACCGCTGGGACTACAGCCTGTCCGCCAACCGGTTCTCCACCACCGTCTGGGAGCGGGTGTACCCCTGCCGGTACACCTCGCTGGAGACCGGCTACCCGCGCAACGACGTACTGCTCAACGCCACCGCGGCCGACGTCTCACGGGCCCGGCACGAACTCGGTCTGGCGGACGGCTCGACGGCCTTCCTCTACGCGCCGACCCACCGCGAGTACCAGAAGTCCTTCACCCCGCGGCTCGACCTGCCGAGGCTGGCCGAGGAACTGGGTCCCGACGTCACCCTGCTGGTGCGCGGCCACTACTTCTACAAGCCGACCGGCCGGCTCGCCGATCTCCAGGCCAGCGGCCGGATCATCGACGTCTCCGCGCACGGAAACGTCGAGGAGCTCTACCTCGCGGCGGACGCCCTCGTCACGGACTACTCATCGGCGATGTTCGACTACGCCAACCTGGACCGGCCGATCGTGATCTACGCCGACGACTGGAACACCTACCGGGTCGTGCGCGGGACCTACTTCGACCTGATGGCCGAGCCCCCCGGCGCCGTGGCGACCAGCCAGGATCAGCTCACCTCGGTCCTGGGCTCCCAGGAGTGGCGGAGCGAGAAGTCGGCCGGGCTGCGCAAGGCGTTCCGGGAGCGCTTCTGCGACTTCGACGACGGCCGCGCCGCGGAACGCGTCGTGCGCCGGGTGTTCCTGGGCGAGGAGACGCTGCTCCCGGTCGTCCCGCTCGCCGAGCGCACCCCGGCGCCCTCCCCCGCCGAGGCGCTGGAGCAGGCCGGCCGCTCCTGA
- the galE gene encoding UDP-glucose 4-epimerase GalE, with translation MTWMVTGGAGYIGAHVVRAMLAGGQQVVVYDDLSTGNAEKVPDGVPLVTGSVLDRQALDAAIREHGVTGVVHIAGKKQVGESVERPLHYYRENVTGLEVLLESMVDAGVDRLVFSSSAAVYGMPDVALVTEDTPCAPMSPYGETKLVGEWLIHAAARAHGLRCASLRYFNVAGAASPELADAGVFNLIPMVFERLEAGQGPRIFGDDYATPDGTCIRDYIHVEDIASAHLAAAHRLDDAERGTDLTLNIGRGEGSSVREMVDRILKVTDNGDIVPEVTARRAGDPARVVAGADRIRAELGWSARYGVDEMIDSAWQGWRHRHP, from the coding sequence ATGACCTGGATGGTTACGGGCGGGGCGGGATACATCGGTGCGCACGTCGTGCGCGCGATGCTCGCGGGCGGTCAGCAGGTCGTCGTGTACGACGACCTGTCGACGGGGAACGCCGAGAAGGTGCCCGACGGGGTGCCCCTGGTGACCGGCAGTGTTCTCGACCGTCAGGCACTGGACGCGGCGATCCGCGAGCACGGTGTGACCGGCGTGGTGCACATCGCGGGCAAGAAGCAGGTGGGCGAGTCCGTCGAGCGCCCCCTCCACTACTACCGGGAGAACGTGACGGGTCTGGAGGTGCTGCTGGAGAGCATGGTCGACGCGGGTGTCGACCGGCTGGTGTTCTCCTCCTCCGCCGCCGTCTACGGAATGCCCGATGTGGCCCTCGTCACCGAGGACACCCCCTGCGCGCCGATGAGCCCGTACGGCGAGACCAAGCTCGTCGGCGAGTGGCTGATCCACGCCGCCGCCCGCGCCCACGGACTGCGCTGTGCCTCGCTCCGCTACTTCAACGTCGCCGGTGCGGCGTCGCCGGAGCTGGCCGACGCCGGGGTGTTCAACCTCATCCCGATGGTCTTCGAGCGCCTGGAGGCCGGTCAGGGCCCGCGGATCTTCGGCGACGACTACGCGACGCCGGACGGCACCTGCATCCGCGACTACATCCACGTCGAGGACATCGCCTCCGCCCACCTCGCGGCCGCGCACCGGCTCGACGACGCGGAGCGCGGCACGGATCTCACGCTCAACATCGGACGCGGTGAGGGCAGTTCCGTACGGGAGATGGTCGACCGGATCCTCAAGGTGACGGACAACGGGGACATCGTCCCCGAGGTGACCGCCCGCCGCGCCGGTGACCCGGCGCGCGTGGTCGCGGGCGCCGACCGGATCCGCGCGGAGCTGGGCTGGTCGGCCCGGTACGGCGTGGACGAGATGATCGACTCCGCCTGGCAGGGCTGGCGCCACCGCCACCCGTAG
- a CDS encoding glucose-1-phosphate thymidylyltransferase, with protein sequence MKALVLSGGAGTRLRPITHTSAKQLVPVANKPVLFYGLEAIAEAGITEVGIIVGDTEEEIRAAVGDGSRFGIDVTYIPQSEPLGLAHAVLIAQRFLGDEDFVMYLGDNFIIGGITGLVEGFRADRPDAQILLTQVPDPTSFGVAELDGEGRVVALEEKPREPKSDLALVGVYLFTRAIHEAVRSIRPSWRGELEITHAIQWLIDQERDVRSTMIRGYWKDTGNVTDMLEVNRTVLESIEPSTEGAHVDDESEIIGRVRIDQGARVTRSRIVGPAIIGARSVISDAYVGPFTSVAQECRIEDSEIEYSIVLRGASIDGVRRVEASLIGHEVEVTPAPRSPSAHRLVLGDHSKVQISS encoded by the coding sequence GTGAAGGCTCTCGTACTTTCCGGTGGGGCAGGCACCCGGCTCCGTCCCATCACCCACACCTCGGCCAAACAGCTGGTCCCGGTGGCGAACAAACCGGTGCTGTTCTACGGGCTGGAGGCCATCGCGGAAGCGGGCATCACCGAGGTCGGCATCATCGTGGGCGACACCGAGGAGGAGATCCGCGCGGCGGTCGGGGACGGCTCCCGGTTCGGCATCGACGTCACCTACATCCCGCAGTCCGAGCCGCTCGGTCTCGCGCACGCGGTCCTGATCGCCCAGCGCTTCCTGGGCGACGAGGACTTCGTCATGTATCTCGGGGACAACTTCATCATCGGCGGAATCACCGGTCTGGTCGAGGGATTCCGGGCGGACCGGCCCGACGCCCAGATCCTGCTGACCCAGGTGCCCGACCCGACCTCGTTCGGCGTCGCGGAGCTCGACGGGGAGGGCAGGGTGGTGGCCCTGGAGGAGAAGCCCAGGGAGCCCAAGAGCGATCTGGCACTCGTCGGTGTCTACCTCTTCACCCGGGCCATCCACGAGGCGGTCCGCTCCATCCGCCCGTCCTGGCGCGGCGAGCTGGAGATCACCCACGCCATCCAGTGGCTGATCGACCAGGAGCGCGACGTCCGCTCCACCATGATCCGCGGGTACTGGAAGGACACCGGCAACGTCACCGACATGCTGGAGGTCAACCGGACCGTCCTGGAGAGCATCGAACCGTCCACCGAGGGCGCTCACGTCGATGACGAGAGCGAGATCATCGGCCGGGTACGGATCGATCAGGGCGCCCGGGTCACCCGCAGCCGGATCGTCGGCCCCGCCATCATCGGCGCCCGCTCGGTGATCAGCGACGCCTACGTCGGGCCGTTCACCTCGGTCGCCCAGGAGTGCCGGATCGAGGACAGCGAGATCGAGTACTCCATCGTCCTGCGGGGCGCCTCGATCGACGGCGTCCGCCGCGTGGAGGCCTCCCTCATCGGCCACGAGGTCGAGGTGACCCCCGCGCCCAGGAGCCCCTCCGCCCACCGTCTCGTCCTCGGCGACCACAGCAAGGTGCAGATCTCCTCATGA
- the rfbB gene encoding dTDP-glucose 4,6-dehydratase, whose protein sequence is MTTHILVTGGAGFIGSHYVRTLLGPDGPGDVAVTVLDKLTYAGNPANLDAVRDHPGFSFVRGDICDAELVGGLMAGHDQVVHFAAESHVDRSIDGGAAFVRTNVVGTHTLVHAAHLAGVRTFVHISTDEVYGSIDEGSWTESEPLAPNSPYSASKASSDLIALSYHRTHGLDVRVTRCSNNYGHHHFPEKVIPLFVTHLLQGRPVPLYGDGAHVRDWLHIDDHVQGIELVRTRGRAGEVYNIGGGTELSNKELTGLLLEACGADWDADVTYVEDRKGHDRRYSVDCTKIREELGYEPRKDFRGGLAETVRWYRENSAWWEPLKARAAL, encoded by the coding sequence ATGACCACGCACATCCTGGTGACCGGCGGTGCCGGTTTCATCGGCTCGCACTACGTCCGTACGCTGCTGGGCCCGGACGGACCCGGTGACGTGGCCGTCACGGTGCTCGACAAGCTCACCTACGCGGGCAACCCGGCCAACCTCGACGCGGTCCGCGACCACCCCGGCTTCTCGTTCGTGCGTGGCGACATCTGTGACGCGGAGCTGGTCGGCGGCCTGATGGCGGGCCACGACCAGGTGGTGCACTTCGCCGCCGAATCGCATGTGGACCGCTCCATCGACGGCGGCGCCGCCTTCGTCCGCACCAACGTGGTCGGAACCCACACCCTCGTCCACGCCGCGCACCTGGCGGGCGTCCGGACCTTCGTGCACATCTCCACCGACGAGGTCTACGGATCGATCGACGAGGGCTCCTGGACCGAGAGCGAACCCCTCGCACCCAACTCCCCGTACTCCGCCTCCAAGGCGTCGAGCGACCTGATCGCGCTCTCGTACCACCGCACCCACGGACTCGACGTGCGGGTGACCCGCTGCTCCAACAACTACGGGCACCACCACTTCCCCGAGAAGGTCATCCCGCTGTTCGTCACCCACCTGCTCCAGGGCCGCCCGGTCCCGCTGTACGGCGACGGCGCCCACGTCCGCGACTGGCTGCACATCGACGACCACGTCCAGGGCATCGAGCTCGTCCGCACCCGGGGACGGGCGGGCGAGGTCTACAACATCGGCGGCGGCACCGAACTCTCCAACAAGGAGCTCACCGGGCTGCTGCTGGAGGCCTGCGGCGCCGACTGGGACGCCGACGTCACCTACGTCGAGGACCGCAAGGGCCACGACCGGCGCTACTCGGTGGACTGCACCAAGATCCGCGAGGAGCTCGGCTACGAACCGCGCAAGGACTTCCGCGGAGGCCTCGCCGAGACCGTGCGGTGGTACCGCGAGAACAGCGCCTGGTGGGAGCCGCTCAAGGCGAGGGCCGCGCTGTGA
- the rfbD gene encoding dTDP-4-dehydrorhamnose reductase → MSPVWLVTGAAGILAQDVLAALAHEDVTAVAADRTALDIADPARVREAFAAHRPAVVVNCAAWSAVDDAETQEGAALRVNGTGPAVLAAACREHGTVLLHVSTDYVFAGDAGRPYGEDAPTGPRSAYGRTKLAGERAVLETLPDTGYVVRTAWLYGAGGGNFVRTMIRLEGRKDTLDVVDDQRGQPTWTVDLAGRLVRLGRAALDGTAPAGVYHGTSGGETTWFGFTREIFRLLGADPERVRPTTSAAFVRPAPRPAFSVLAQRRFAAAGIEPIRDWRTALGEAFPALLAAERP, encoded by the coding sequence GTGAGCCCGGTCTGGCTGGTCACCGGGGCGGCCGGGATACTGGCACAGGACGTGCTGGCGGCCCTTGCCCACGAGGATGTCACCGCCGTCGCGGCGGACCGCACGGCCCTGGACATCGCCGACCCGGCCCGCGTCCGCGAGGCGTTCGCCGCCCACCGCCCCGCGGTCGTGGTGAACTGCGCCGCCTGGTCCGCCGTCGACGACGCGGAGACCCAGGAGGGCGCCGCGCTGCGGGTCAACGGCACCGGGCCCGCGGTCCTCGCCGCGGCCTGCCGCGAGCACGGCACCGTTCTGCTGCACGTCTCCACCGACTACGTGTTCGCCGGGGACGCCGGCCGGCCGTACGGCGAGGACGCCCCCACCGGTCCGCGCAGCGCCTACGGACGCACCAAACTGGCGGGCGAACGCGCCGTCCTGGAGACCCTCCCCGACACCGGCTACGTGGTGCGCACCGCCTGGCTGTACGGGGCGGGCGGCGGCAACTTCGTCCGGACGATGATCAGGCTGGAGGGCCGCAAGGACACCCTCGACGTGGTGGACGACCAGCGCGGTCAGCCCACCTGGACCGTCGACCTGGCCGGCCGGCTGGTCCGGCTCGGCCGGGCCGCGCTCGACGGCACCGCCCCGGCGGGCGTCTATCACGGCACCAGCGGCGGCGAGACGACCTGGTTCGGCTTCACCCGGGAGATCTTCCGGCTGCTCGGCGCCGACCCGGAGCGGGTCCGCCCGACCACCAGCGCGGCCTTCGTGCGGCCCGCCCCCCGCCCGGCGTTCAGCGTGCTCGCGCAGAGGCGCTTCGCGGCGGCCGGGATCGAACCCATCCGGGACTGGCGCACGGCCCTGGGCGAGGCGTTCCCGGCGCTGCTCGCCGCGGAACGCCCCTGA
- the rfbC gene encoding dTDP-4-dehydrorhamnose 3,5-epimerase yields MRQLSIPGAWVHEPEVIKDGRGSFHEWFRASDLDAAQGHSLALAQANFSSSARGTLRGIHFADVPPGQAKYVKCVRGAVLDVIVDIRAGSPTYKRWEGVRLDDSGHRAVYLAEGLGHAFMALTDDACVLYLCSEGYAPSREHGIDPLDAELGIDWPRDIAPLLSAKDATAPSLAEAEQQGLLPSYAECEAYYARLRTAGPPPAAMRAGEPVLIRGGR; encoded by the coding sequence ATGCGCCAGCTCTCCATTCCAGGGGCCTGGGTGCACGAGCCCGAGGTCATCAAGGACGGCCGCGGCAGCTTCCACGAGTGGTTCAGGGCCTCGGACCTGGATGCGGCGCAGGGGCACTCGCTGGCGCTGGCGCAGGCCAACTTCTCCAGTTCCGCCCGGGGCACGCTGCGCGGGATCCACTTCGCGGATGTGCCGCCGGGCCAGGCGAAGTACGTGAAGTGTGTGCGCGGCGCGGTGCTCGACGTGATCGTGGACATCCGGGCCGGCTCGCCCACGTACAAGCGGTGGGAGGGGGTGCGTCTCGACGACAGCGGTCACCGGGCGGTCTATCTCGCCGAGGGCCTCGGCCATGCCTTCATGGCGCTGACGGACGACGCGTGCGTCCTGTATCTCTGCTCGGAGGGTTACGCGCCCTCCCGTGAGCACGGCATCGACCCGCTCGACGCGGAGCTGGGCATCGACTGGCCGCGGGACATCGCCCCGCTGCTGTCCGCGAAGGACGCGACGGCCCCCTCGCTGGCCGAGGCCGAGCAGCAGGGGCTGCTTCCCTCGTACGCGGAGTGCGAGGCGTACTACGCGCGGCTGCGGACGGCCGGTCCGCCGCCCGCCGCGATGCGGGCGGGCGAACCGGTGCTGATCAGGGGCGGGCGCTGA
- the proB gene encoding glutamate 5-kinase encodes MVKVGSSSLTTATGGLDADRVDALVDVLAKVRSGGEREVVLVSSGAIAAGLAPLGLHRRPKDLARQQAAASVGQGLLVARYTASFARYGVRVGQVLLTSNDTSRRAHYRNAYRTLDQLLDMGALPIVNENDTVATDEIRFGDNDRLAALVAHLVRADLLILLSDVDGLYDGDPSIPGTTRIAEITGPADLAGVSIGSAGKAGVGTGGMVTKVEAARIATAAGVPVVLTSASHAADALAGRDTGTYFHRTGRRSADRLLWLAHASTPQGSLTLDDGAVQAVVERHSSLLPAGIAAVEGEFAAGDPVELRDLRGRPVARGLVNFDAKEIPQLLGRSTHDLARELGPAYEREVVHRDDLVVLHS; translated from the coding sequence GTGGTCAAGGTCGGTTCCTCCTCCCTCACCACAGCCACCGGCGGACTCGACGCGGACCGCGTCGACGCGCTCGTCGACGTGCTCGCCAAGGTGCGCAGCGGCGGTGAGCGGGAGGTCGTCCTGGTCTCCAGCGGCGCCATCGCGGCCGGACTGGCCCCGCTCGGGCTGCACCGCAGACCCAAGGACCTGGCCAGGCAGCAGGCGGCCGCCAGCGTAGGCCAGGGACTGCTCGTCGCCCGCTACACCGCCTCCTTCGCCCGCTACGGCGTCCGCGTCGGCCAGGTGCTGCTCACCAGCAACGACACCAGCCGCCGCGCGCACTACCGCAACGCCTACCGCACCCTGGACCAGCTCCTGGACATGGGCGCGCTGCCGATCGTCAACGAGAACGACACCGTCGCCACCGACGAGATCCGGTTCGGCGACAACGACCGGCTCGCCGCGCTCGTCGCCCACCTGGTCCGCGCCGATCTGCTGATCCTCCTCTCGGACGTGGACGGCCTCTACGACGGCGACCCGAGCATCCCCGGCACCACCCGCATCGCGGAGATCACCGGCCCCGCCGACCTGGCCGGGGTCAGCATCGGCAGCGCGGGCAAGGCGGGCGTCGGGACCGGCGGCATGGTCACCAAGGTCGAGGCCGCCCGGATCGCCACCGCCGCCGGCGTCCCGGTCGTGCTGACCTCGGCGAGCCACGCGGCGGACGCGCTGGCGGGCCGCGACACCGGTACGTACTTCCACCGCACCGGACGCCGCTCCGCGGACCGGCTGCTCTGGCTCGCCCACGCCTCCACCCCGCAGGGCTCGCTGACCCTGGACGACGGCGCCGTGCAGGCGGTCGTCGAGCGACACAGCTCGCTGCTGCCGGCCGGGATCGCCGCGGTCGAGGGCGAGTTCGCCGCGGGCGACCCGGTGGAGCTGCGCGATCTGCGCGGCCGGCCGGTGGCCCGCGGGCTCGTCAACTTCGACGCCAAGGAGATCCCGCAGCTCCTCGGCCGCTCCACCCACGATCTGGCGCGCGAACTGGGCCCCGCCTACGAGCGCGAGGTCGTACACAGGGACGATCTTGTCGTCCTGCACAGCTGA
- a CDS encoding glutamate-5-semialdehyde dehydrogenase, translating to MTTLSPYDNMSPVVQAAYRARSAAADIAPLPRAAKDDALLAIADALEVRTSDIIAANAEDVARAREAGTSESVVDRLTLNPERIRAIAADVRDVAALPDPVGEVVRGSTLPNGIDLRQVRVPLGVVGIIYEARPNVTVDAAALCLKSGNAVLLRGSSSAHASNKALVRVLRDAVGGSGLPADAVQLVPGENRDSVRELMRARGLVDVLIPRGGASLIRTVVEESTVPVIETGTGNCHVYVDAQTDLDMAVAILVNSKAQRPSVCNAAETLLVHKDVAEAFLPRALDALAEAGVTVHGDERVMEHAEGSKATVVAATPEDWETEYLSYDIAAAVVESLDAAVAHIRLWSSGHTEAIVTTSQAAARRFTQLVDSTTVTVNASTRFTDGGQFGFGAEIGISTQKLHARGPMGLPELTSTKYIVTGDGHVR from the coding sequence ATGACCACGCTTTCGCCGTACGACAACATGTCCCCGGTCGTCCAGGCCGCCTACCGGGCACGCTCCGCAGCCGCCGACATCGCGCCGCTTCCGCGCGCGGCGAAGGACGACGCGCTGCTGGCGATCGCGGACGCGCTCGAAGTACGGACGAGCGACATCATCGCGGCCAACGCCGAGGACGTGGCGCGCGCCCGCGAGGCCGGGACCAGTGAGTCGGTCGTCGACCGGCTCACCCTCAACCCCGAGCGGATCCGCGCCATCGCCGCCGATGTGCGGGACGTGGCGGCGCTGCCCGACCCGGTCGGTGAGGTGGTGCGCGGCTCGACGCTCCCCAACGGCATCGATCTGCGCCAGGTCCGGGTGCCGCTCGGCGTGGTCGGGATCATCTACGAGGCCCGGCCCAATGTGACGGTGGACGCCGCGGCCCTCTGCCTGAAGTCGGGCAACGCGGTCCTGCTGCGCGGTTCGTCCTCCGCCCACGCGTCCAACAAGGCGCTGGTCCGGGTCCTGCGCGACGCGGTCGGCGGCTCCGGTCTGCCGGCCGACGCGGTTCAGCTGGTGCCGGGCGAGAACCGTGACTCCGTACGGGAGCTCATGCGGGCCCGCGGTCTGGTCGACGTGCTCATCCCGCGCGGAGGCGCCTCCCTGATCCGCACCGTCGTCGAGGAATCCACCGTCCCGGTGATCGAGACCGGTACCGGTAACTGCCATGTGTACGTGGACGCCCAGACCGACCTCGACATGGCCGTCGCCATCCTGGTCAACTCCAAGGCGCAGCGCCCGAGCGTCTGCAACGCCGCCGAGACGCTCCTGGTCCACAAGGACGTCGCCGAGGCGTTCCTGCCGCGCGCCCTGGACGCCCTGGCCGAGGCCGGTGTGACCGTGCACGGCGACGAACGGGTCATGGAGCACGCCGAGGGGTCCAAGGCCACCGTGGTGGCGGCGACGCCGGAGGACTGGGAGACCGAGTACCTCTCGTACGACATCGCGGCCGCCGTCGTGGAGTCGCTGGACGCGGCCGTGGCGCACATCCGGCTCTGGTCGTCCGGCCACACCGAGGCGATCGTGACCACCTCGCAGGCGGCGGCCCGCCGTTTCACCCAGTTGGTGGATTCGACGACGGTGACCGTGAACGCCTCGACGCGTTTCACCGACGGCGGCCAGTTCGGCTTCGGCGCCGAGATCGGAATCTCCACGCAGAAGCTGCACGCCAGGGGCCCGATGGGGCTGCCGGAACTGACCTCCACGAAGTACATCGTGACCGGCGACGGCCATGTGAGGTGA
- a CDS encoding SCO2584 family spore wall biosynthesis protein has protein sequence MPDDVGGRPFPNGWEPDDDRGGADKDFASVVFDEDFVQAATFHEPTAVERLLAAAEARAEAEASRARSGGGPLDDELYEDGYGPGGGYGRGSAYDDRLGADGDDSYDSGPYGRHGGALRPYRGAARWHRPVAWLLALVMGIGMVALAFSAVYRNTSADRQDQVPPPATTGVDSAPAPSAVPSVSGSYLRPVVSAAPRTP, from the coding sequence GTGCCGGACGACGTGGGGGGCAGGCCGTTCCCGAACGGCTGGGAGCCCGACGACGACCGCGGGGGCGCGGACAAGGACTTCGCCTCCGTGGTGTTCGACGAGGACTTCGTACAGGCCGCCACATTCCATGAGCCGACCGCTGTCGAGCGGCTGCTGGCGGCCGCCGAGGCGCGCGCCGAGGCGGAGGCCTCCCGGGCCCGGTCCGGCGGCGGACCGCTGGACGACGAGCTCTACGAGGACGGCTACGGGCCGGGCGGCGGGTACGGCCGCGGGAGCGCCTACGACGACCGGCTCGGCGCGGACGGCGACGACTCCTACGACAGCGGCCCCTACGGGCGCCACGGCGGCGCCCTGCGTCCCTACCGGGGAGCCGCCCGCTGGCACCGGCCGGTGGCCTGGCTGCTCGCCCTGGTGATGGGCATCGGGATGGTCGCGCTGGCCTTCAGCGCCGTCTACCGCAACACCTCGGCGGACCGGCAGGACCAGGTCCCGCCGCCGGCCACCACCGGAGTGGACAGCGCCCCGGCGCCCTCCGCGGTCCCGTCGGTCTCGGGCAGCTACCTCCGCCCAGTGGTCTCCGCGGCCCCGCGCACGCCCTGA